The following proteins are encoded in a genomic region of Reichenbachiella sp.:
- the tatA gene encoding twin-arginine translocase TatA/TatE family subunit, whose translation MTNTVLAFGMPGGWELVIIVLVIILLFGAKKIPELAKGLGKGIREFKDASKEIKDEIQEGIKDDKE comes from the coding sequence ATGACGAATACAGTATTAGCATTTGGGATGCCTGGCGGATGGGAGCTTGTAATTATAGTTTTGGTTATTATTCTTCTTTTTGGTGCGAAAAAAATTCCTGAATTGGCTAAAGGTTTAGGAAAAGGAATTAGAGAATTCAAGGATGCGTCTAAAGAAATCAAGGACGAGATTCAAGAAGGAATCAAAGACGACAAAGAATAA